One Fundulus heteroclitus isolate FHET01 chromosome 1, MU-UCD_Fhet_4.1, whole genome shotgun sequence genomic window carries:
- the LOC118564198 gene encoding polymeric immunoglobulin receptor-like: protein MNFLSTSLQLQCDKTEIRAHIGGEFIIVCKFDLKKFLFSKKYWCRGASRNNCDILRDTDGFVNTKYRNRLSIFDTRSGGLVVKVTNLQIEDSDVYWIGIDKMYADIMTSIKVTVTQVPVSKPNLWPLTPLKEGPTCWGKQVTIRCGCTEGTDVLYAWYQHVHHKSFLLLSSSDLSLHCGVVMEDSEYYCSASNSISSEQSDILSVQVLMPDNSSCIYVVNIQGQPVYDCAGRLSTTMAETSPTTCIETTKIPSGTSEQCLLLNKTTLHAFFNRAWTGVPLWYELLRWGSFTLLLIYLCIFITCTQTSHEKHDRSRKRFNVR, encoded by the exons CAAGCCTTCAGCTCCAGTGCGATAAAACAGAGATCCGAGCACATATTGGAGGGGAATTTATTATTGTCTGCAAGTTTGACCTCAAGAAGTTCCTGTTCAGCAAGAAGTACTGGTGCAGAGGAGCCTCCAGAAATAACTGTGATATTTTGCGAGACACAGATGGCTTTGTGAACACCAAATACAGAAACAGGTTGAGCATATTTGACACAAGAAGTGGTGGGCTCGTTGTGAAGGTAACTAATCTCCAAATTGAGGACAGTGATGTTTATTGGATCGGGATCGACAAAATGTATGCTGACATAATGACATCAATCAAAGTGACTGTTACTCAAG TTCCAGTGTCTAAACCCAATCTTTGGCCCCTGACGCCTCTGAAGGAAGGTCCAACATGCTGGGGGAAGCAAGTAACCATCCGCTGTGGCTGCACAGAGGGCACTGATGTTTTGTACGCCTGGTATCAGCATGTTCACCACAAAAGTTTCCTGCTCCTCAGCTCTTCAGATTTAAGCTTACACTGTGGCGTGGTAATGGAAGACAGCGAGTATTACTGCTCGGCCAGTAACAGCATCAGCAGTGAGCAGAGTGACATCCTTTCTGTGCAGGTTCTCATGCCTGACAACAGCAGCTGCATCTATGTTGTGAATATTCAGG GGCAGCCTGTCTATGACTGTGCAGGCAGACTGAGCACCACCATGGCTGAAACTTCACCAACAACCTGCATAGAGACCACAAAAATCCCCTCTGGCACATCAGAGCAGTGTTTACTATTAAATAAGACTACTTTGCATGCATTTTTCAACAG AGCATGGACTGGAGTACCCCTCTGGTATGAGCTGTTGCGATGGGGTTCTTTCACACTCTTACTCATATATCTTTGCATATTTATCACCTGTACCCAAACAAGCCATGAGAAACATGACAGAAGTAGGAAAAGGTTTAATGTGaggtaa